A part of Sugiyamaella lignohabitans strain CBS 10342 chromosome D, complete sequence genomic DNA contains:
- the NDC1 gene encoding Ndc1p (Subunit of the transmembrane ring of the nuclear pore complex (NPC); contributes to nucleocytoplasmic transport, NPC biogenesis and spindle pole body duplication; homologous to human NDC1; GO_component: GO:0005737 - cytoplasm [Evidence IEA]; GO_component: GO:0005856 - cytoskeleton [Evidence IEA]; GO_component: GO:0016021 - integral component of membrane [Evidence IEA]; GO_component: GO:0016021 - integral component of membrane [Evidence ISM] [PMID 12192589]; GO_component: GO:0016020 - membrane [Evidence IEA]; GO_component: GO:0031965 - nuclear membrane [Evidence IEA]; GO_component: GO:0005643 - nuclear pore [Evidence IEA,IEA]; GO_component: GO:0005643 - nuclear pore [Evidence IDA] [PMID 9864355]; GO_component: GO:0070762 - nuclear pore transmembrane ring [Evidence IDA] [PMID 10684247]; GO_component: GO:0070762 - nuclear pore transmembrane ring [Evidence IDA,IPI] [PMID 19414609]; GO_component: GO:0005634 - nucleus [Evidence IEA]; GO_component: GO:0005816 - spindle pole body [Evidence IEA]; GO_component: GO:0005816 - spindle pole body [Evidence IDA] [PMID 9864355]; GO_function: GO:0017056 - structural constituent of nuclear pore [Evidence IC] [PMID 10684247]; GO_process: GO:0051028 - mRNA transport [Evidence IEA]; GO_process: GO:0006999 - nuclear pore organization [Evidence IGI,IMP] [PMID 15075274]; GO_process: GO:0006999 - nuclear pore organization [Evidence IGI,IMP] [PMID 16682526]; GO_process: GO:0006913 - nucleocytoplasmic transport [Evidence IC] [PMID 9864355]; GO_process: GO:0015031 - protein transport [Evidence IEA]; GO_process: GO:0030474 - spindle pole body duplication [Evidence IMP] [PMID 15075274]; GO_process: GO:0030474 - spindle pole body duplication [Evidence IMP] [PMID 8349727]; GO_process: GO:0006810 - transport [Evidence IEA]): MRDIAITTKTLNNNSYELPRLNERYLYITLFSTVIALGYSILHIVFDYDYLRFSSVGDISGSKSSPFYKAKAKILDVLLRSTVFAVTATIGFPIVYWIFRGIIWRNGLLVARYVLLYKLHRSGEYVSFPLSFEMLFITLFSSFFLFLLWEACNTGFNIYMSLGPLHRGVLISFKSRDPNGTLITGLKSSGRPLTRLLAFQELAYISLNDRVRRASIYSDIDRPIDQFGPPPANVSSRLPNNKNTTSAWAEIYGECILIAEDLTKKLTSAGTKNNTNSNKPSGDGSSTTAKNTLVKETHQQAVTTATSPPPIKVIRDNIFLDPSLNTNHKRTNSDALRARIVDNLQDKEAHRSKEVISAITEARSTVQTYISQYKSLITKFLEAKPGAPFRYTVRRQTNALIPNVALCNDALLALSYLVCFSIDEDALGTVQRYIPDILSSYYRLILALESYISDPPVHWSNPASTITPELINSSTRRAREVLEAADSAFELIAVRFRPYLSGMGLSDPVQRRAVRVATESDIAF, translated from the coding sequence ATGCGAGATATCGctatcaccaccaaaactTTAAACAACAATTCATATGAATTGCCTCGTTTGAACGAGAGATATCTGTACATCACCTTGTTCTCTACTGTTATAGCATTGGGTTATTCAATTCTTCACATAGTGTTCGACTACGATTACTTGCGTTTTTCTTCGGTAGGTGATATTTCTGGTAGTAAAAGTAGCCCGTTTTATAAGGCTAAGGCTAAGATTTTGGACGTTCTCCTAAGATCAACTGTTTTCGCTGTTACAGCTACTATTGGATTCCCTATCGTCTATTGGATATTCCGCGGTATTATTTGGCGAAATGGACTTTTGGTTGCAAGATATGTATTGCTTTACAAACTACACCGGTCTGGTGAATATGTTTCTTTTCCATTGAGTTTTGAAATGCTGTTTATTACTCTGTTCAGCTCATTTTTCCTCTTTTTATTATGGGAGGCATGCAACACAGGATtcaatatttatatgtcTTTGGGTCCACTTCATCGAGGTGTGCTTATTAGTTTCAAGAGTCGCGATCCAAATGGTACTCTGATTACTGGACTCAAATCATCGGGCCGACCACTTACAAGATTGCTTGCATTCCAGGAGCTGGCATACATTTCTCTTAATGATAGAGTGAGAAGAGCTTCTATTTATAGCGATATTGACAGACCAATTGACCAGTTtggaccaccaccagccaatGTATCTAGCAGATTGCCCAATAATAAGAACACCACATCTGCCTGGGCTGAAATCTATGGTGAATGTATATTAATTGCCGAAGATCTCACCAAGAAATTGACTTCAGCCggaaccaaaaataataccaaTAGCAACAAACCATCGGGTGATGGCTCTTCGACGACAGCCAAAAATACTCTGGTGAAAGAGACTCACCAACAAGCTGTTACAACTGCTACTTCTCCTCCACCTATCAAAGTTATCCGGGACAATATTTTCCTTGATCCCAGCCTAAATACGAATCATAAAAGAACAAATTCTGATGCTCTGCGGGCTAGAATAGTTGACAATCTTCAAGATAAGGAAGCACATCGATCAAAGGAAGTTATATCTGCAATCACTGAAGCTCGTTCAACAGTTCAAACGTACATTTCGCAGTACAAGTCTCTAATTACCAAATTCCTGGAAGCGAAACCAGGTGCACCTTTCAGATACACTGTCAGGCGCCAGACCAATGCCCTCATCCCAAATGTTGCTTTATGTAACGATGCTCTACTAGCATTGTCGTACCTAGTATGTTTCTctattgatgaagatgctcTAGGTACTGTCCAGAGGTATATTCCGGATATTCTTTCCAGTTACTACCGGCTAATCTTGGCCCTGGAATCTTATATCTCAGATCCACCGGTGCATTGGTCTAATCCGGCCTCTACAATTACCCCAGAACTTATCAACTCGTCGACTAGACGCGCTAGAGAAGTCCTTGAGGCTGCTGACTCTGCATTCGAGCTGATAGCTGTTCGATTTAGGCCGTATCTTAGTGGAATGGGTCTTTCTGACCCCGTTCAACGTCGCGCTGTTCGCGTGGCCACTGAATCCGATATTGCCTTTTAG